From Mytilus edulis chromosome 8, xbMytEdul2.2, whole genome shotgun sequence, one genomic window encodes:
- the LOC139484960 gene encoding uncharacterized protein isoform X1, whose protein sequence is MATISTEEETNYLRMVALIIGVCPKAVRTYFDGIFPPANLAADLHTHTPALMKIKKKNVLTSSQWVLLFPTGSTNVTSINFDLTLLICLLRNISKIGKPSRGFDVLPAITDVSPADDLARIKYYRNMIAHSDDSKMSNQTFHDAWIDVVEATTRLGGSPFQQKCADLKIASLDRESLEDLMINLKQINEDRFKELTDKVQNVEAVVVDPVPVHKRARIKKAITDWQSVDEKFVETNSSKQLYKCLKENNFVSVTGSAGIGKSITSRHVALQMMLEGYDVIPVKSPSEIFVSKNKTLYIYDDICGRYEAIQHEIEDWDRHIDVILDCYSLSPIKILANCRLQVYQSPKFQTQELLTKCKFDMSIGKNAICTDDKRKIALKYIPAMYTKQMSNEYIEQYECFPLLCSMVANFEESKIMIFLEKGPYDIFEKEYDKMKNIGSEMNYCALAVTTIFNNKLNERLLTNEISQKEKEIFTDIFEACGQNTCTSRISLKTHLDSLIGSFISKEDNVYSFRHEKLFDISCLYFSKKFISCMVKNCEIVLLFERFELECTIKEDQGGDSIVLPKNLEDLFFHRLINEATDETILDIFGCKPMENYQFRERLLHSLKTKNEEFISKVLHMNHFGKTVFHLMCQLGFTDILSFCITKNVDIDYYDEIGMTPLHYACRYETESAVDFLIEADVKINIYKRRGFTPLYEACRQENIDIVKKLLQHGACPNLSTQRSSIPLIVSTENGNLEIIKMLIEHKADVNRQNRDGRSALHYACCLGQKDIADLLITHGADIDLKTKHNESPLHLACIGLHGSIVDILISDTTDIFQRCTNSNMSTFATIVEKNEKEILRKLLKTVSDKNMLYPEIEFACTTKNVFVLQGILEVGIDVNTRLSKGDSALHITCRNGFYLGAEMLIGKGAYINEYSKDGLTTIQLACVTPNKQLVDLLISNGASVNNWRKGSAIPHALHITCIMKEDEMAISLINGNADVNQIAELKRNTVYRSEKSHCITNIYDEVYSHTRLMISPLEIVCIGKMLNLNLVEVLLKNGANSNIKSLSGIKPLLIASFYKYDPLVKLLLNNKADANVCDNIDILCLSNMHYKGDEDISELLSYGNVCFNNTKTTPLHVAIINNSQSIVNELLQNRARNDIACDISPFMFAIQNDRRNIPTDRQQIIDFYRNYKKIEDILPLHAACLLGFRTIAEILVKKTLPHDKEAVILIRPFQVACIKGHMYEKWPYITNKPFSLSALQIACLGQYWDTCKMLIQNGVVRKSTFEVSDLLVASFLGDKKNIELTMCDKRIYETSVLRFAYENKGIEIVKQLLETNKEDEFDDDLKTLFFIACSKGDTETVSHICSIVHKYNINDYIDATPLHTACENGNAETVQFLLSQNAYVDSISIENETPLHIACKKGLNDVVRSLLQRGAKPFLTNKHGENVYHLVSRYNYLDCARSVFEFRKKSLTNTDAEPGVNSRTVNGKNALYFSFENKNKNMMKLILNFGANADEIFDDIEEPLLLKACREDSLELVEVLLEYSSAVNRKTFDGKDALYFSYKNQNKMLMKCLLRYGATINNYYGTEGETLLSKACRKGYVDIVSILLDECCYVNAKNNNGETALCIACQCNEIAIATLLTQNGADINKKSYEGLCPLYFACINENENMANLLLQNNAYTDIMFSDSQSMLMKCCTNKFYGIVDLLLKHGADVNICHYAGETALYNAFQMGDAKLMLILLKYDADWDVCCHEKEQFLYEACERGLEEIVEIILQRDPNINVNAILFDNKTSLYACYSAISDANSSQYKIYISIGSLLRRHGANLFTLTKANDSPFHQLCMKCRPNDIKVALESCVVERNALEIVFQYACSQNDQDIAMLLWDFCKQPFISENSLIRADNENNHITALPLLLQLDVNMVDKTGKTALHIACLNGNSYMVEQLLQSRNTDVGIQANNGYTALHFACFYGHLRVIHMLIERGANIQTRTYSDETVVELAFSQLKGNVITCLLDLNEFETLQQCKEKMQLFLKTYCCSNSMKKPLRRILTLMNPSSYIDTIDYPLHFACRKGDGELIDQLLEKRSNVDCISFYGETPLIICISNNDLQNVKLLLEKGASVNKLANISEYGIDQLFVNTSIYMLKDVTPISLACFFENLPLIQILIDYNAKINTTVHICYYNTKDCPSKCEIMTPLFISVIQNNLHSVHLLVEGILDSCLNDLNYILIGSLYNNSDLTEENCHKCDRLVLTPFQAACVTDRTDIASYFAQTNQVDVNLAFQISPVLLSLYFQYPDMMIRVIDTYGLVNKNFETEVTPLIFSALVGNFRLMDILLDNSGNHECYATISVLLIAALSEDVLRIFDCYSDDYFVYSECFVNPLAICLLRKNMEMASLLLNEYASTSCISEMDASHIICFRKQTEHLRLIFESRLNLRRKFNIQMWHLLIMEDDQSDYYTSNNISALNPIYLCVTLIELSCFLRDTALLELLLKSEYTLDGVMEISPLLLSLLFMNKPIVLSNALLQLLDTNSYGSSSRLCKSAWMVIAMISNKHALDILTLRLTEDSFQMTNSADLGLAMLVVFYMHHDLVERQLYDMKYLSTTDVLCEVSLAEINAIELLFNDNEDENIYNNEIEYQGMKNIHNNVIEFQGMKLDRFKINLAYLTLLRNKKLKCLPVQAYNGSINSLPFFAVEMFYLIQQRIPRCLLSVNQISYEKTIITQLMVACLLDNKSNVNFLCYMGKSVQLNEMSFWHLASIHKVKLWDSCPTIFEMACNSNFKATFNELHLSCMKEKMTIVKYLLKNNCDVNASACLTPLHMFPIILSHHFYLEHSHLIDKFIDIIDSLKSSRSNMDFLVLPVEFNAIHLVMFSDDIEYMKLLIQKRCDLNAVAKLSTLSLYLLHFFEDDSLISFNTVNAISEVTAMHIACILDKSDFVEFLLSNKSNINSYGSIHPLHLNAFHCEDILELITDKSFFTLTVFHTAILCRNTYIAEILIENGTNFEMTASLYLELYIQNDKHISTQSSVKSLHLAYLFGNEHIFRTILSKTLLMNINEKVSLSAWHLFDSDSIHDMTSHYTSKGDIQLTFNILHIACITGDSLYANVLINEEANVNLEAEMCTTDFTGNEIIITKCPLHFAAEIGSLDLCKILIENGAKLDVKTNVIGFQPWHLALYHGYDEVVYFLLTYCRLTNFNRKQFLFVFILFLLRKNFSKIVLPFIAKSKHFLILLAFYKYLMNVLGFTGDLNFHSRRITSSEYTPLTTIDNGSLYHVYEELMSVYETIDTSDRLYLSDIDYDYH, encoded by the exons ATGGCTACCATTTCGACAGAAGAGGAAACGAATTATCTTCGAATGGTGGCATTGATAATTGGCGTTTGTCCAAAAGCAGTGCGCACCTATTTTGATGGTATATTCCCTCCGGCAAATCTGGCTGCTGATTTACATACGCATACCCCAGCACTAATGAAGATAAAAAagaagaacgtattgacttcgtCTCAATGGGTACTTTTATTTCCTACAG GTTCCACAAACGTAACTTCTATCAACTTCGACTTGACGCTACTGATATGCCTGTTAAGGAACATTTCAAAAATAGGCAAACCCTCCAGAGGTTTTGATGTCCTTCCCGCCATAACAGATGTTAGTCCAGCAGACGATCTTGCAAGGATAAAGTATTACAGGAATATGATTGCTCATTCAGATGACAGCAAAATGTCGAATCAAACTTTTCATGACGCTTGGATCGATGTTGTTGAG GCGACAACAAGACTTGGTGGATCACCGTTTCAACAGAAGTGTGCCGATTTAAAAATTGCCAGTTTGGACAGAGAGTCATTGGAAGATTTGATGATCAACCTGAAGCAAATCAATGAAGACAGATTTAAGGAACTTACTGACAAAGTTCAAAACGTAGAAGCAGTTGTAGTCGATCCTGTGCCTGTGCACAAGAGAG CGAGAATTAAAAAAGCTATAACAGATTGGCAATCTGTAGATGAAAAATTTGTGGAAACAAATAGTTCAAAACAATTGTATAAGTGCTTAAAGGAGAATAATTTTGTGTCTGTTACTGGAAGTGCAGGAATAGGAAAGTCCATAACATCAAGACATGTGGCTCTCCAAATGATGCTTGAAGGCTATGATGTAATACCAGTTAAGTCTCCAAGTGAgatttttgtttctaaaaataaaaccttatatatatatgacgACATTTGTGGCAGGTATGAAGCTATTCAGCATGAAATAGAAGATTGGGATAGACATATTGACGTCATTTTAGACTGTTATTCTTTATCACCGATAAAAATATTGGCCAATTGCCGACTTCAAGTTTATCAAAGTCCTAAATTCCAAACTCAAGAACTATTAACTAAGTGCAAGTTTGATATGTCAATCGGAAAAAATGCAATATGTACAGACGACAAAAGAAAAATTGCCCTCAAATACATTCCTGCCATGTATACAAAACAAATGTCTAACGAATATATAGAACAATATGAATGTTTTCCTTTATTATGCAGCATGGTTGCAAATTTTGAAGAGAGTAAGATaatgatttttttggaaaaaggacCTTATGACATTTTTGAGAAAGAGTATGATAAAATGAAGAACATAGGTAGTGAAATGAATTACTGTGCTTTGGCAGTAACAACtattttcaacaataaattaaACGAACGTTTATTAACTAACGAAATATcacaaaaagaaaaggaaataTTCACAGATATATTTGAAGCCTGTGGACAAAATACTTGCACGTCTCGAATATCTTTAAAAACACATCTTGATTCCTTAATAGGATCCTTTATTTCAAAAGAAGACAATGTTTATAGTTTTCGTCATGAAAAACTTTTTGATATAAGCTGCCtttatttttctaagaaatttaTAAGCTGTATGGTGAAAAATTGTGAAATTGTATTGCTATTCGAACGGTTTGAATTAGAGTGCACCATAAAAGAAGATCAAGGTGGAGATTCTATAGTTCTACCAAAGAACCTAGAGGACCTATTCTTTCATAGGTTAATTAATGAAGCAACAGACGAAACTATTTTAGATATATTCGGATGCAAACCAATGGAAAACTATCAGTTTAGAGAACGATTATTACATTCtctaaaaacgaaaaatgaaGAATTCATATCGAAAGTATTGCACATGAACCATTTTGGAAAAACAGTTTTTCATTTGATGTGTCAGCTAGGATTTACAGATATCCTATCCTTTTGCATCACTAAAAATGTCGATATTGATTATTACGACGAAATTGGAATGACACCCCTTCATTATGCCTGTAGATATGAAACTGAATCTGCAGTTGATTTTTTAATCGAGGCAGATGTTAAAATTAACATTTACAAACGTCGTGGATTCACACCACTTTATGAGGCTTGCAGGCAGGAAAATATTGATATCGTTAAAAAACTTCTTCAACATGGAGCATGTCCGAATTTATCTACTCAAAGGTCTTCAATTCCATTAATTGTATCAACAGAGAATGGTAATCTTGAAATCATAAAAATGCTAATTGAACATAAGGCAGATGTAAATAGACAAAACAGAGATGGACGATCTGCCTTACATTATGCATGCTGTCTCGGTCAAAAGGATATAGCAGATCTTCTTATAACACATGGTGCCgatattgatttaaaaacaaaacacaatgaATCTCCTTTGCATCTTGCTTGCATTGGGCTTCATGGTTCAATTGTTGATATACTTATTTCAGACACCACGGATATATTTCAACGTTGTACAAATTCAAATATGTCAACATTTGCAACAATCGTagagaaaaatgaaaaagaaattcttagaaaGCTTCTTAAAACGGTATCAGATAAAAATATGCTTTACCCTGAAATAGAATTTGCATGCACAACCAAGAACGTATTTGTTCTTCAAGGGATTTTGGAAGTAGGTATCGATGTTAATACACGTTTATCAAAGGGTGATTCCGCTCTACATATCACGTGCAGGAATGGATTTTATTTAGGTGCTGAAATGTTAATAGGAAAAGGGgcttatataaatgaatattctaAGGACGGACTTACAACAATTCAGCTTGCTTGCGTAACACCAAACAAACAGCTTGTTGATTTACTAATTTCAAACGGAGCAAGTGTGAATAATTGGCGCAAAGGAAGTGCAATTCCACACGCActccatattacatgtataatgaaagaAGATGAAATGGCGATATCACTTATAAATGGAAATGCTGATGTTAATCAAATTGCAGAACTTAAAAGAAACACTGTGTATAGGTCAGAAAAAAGCCATTGTATTACAAATATTTATGACGAAGTCTATTCTCACACAAGATTGATGATAAGCCCGCTTGAAATTGTGTGCATCGGAAAAATGTTAAATCTTAATCTTGTCGAAGTTCTTTTAAAAAACGGCGCAAATTCGAACATCAAAAGCTTAAGCGGCATAAAACCTTTACTTATTGCAagtttttataaatatgaccCATTGGTAAAACTTCTTTTGAACAATAAAGCGGATGCTAACGTGTGCGACAACATTGACATTTTGTGTTTGTCTAACATGCATTATAAAGGAGATGAAGACATAAGCGAACTTTTATCGTATGGTAATGTTTGCTTCAACAACACTAAAACCACACCATTACACGTAGCCATCATAAACAATTCGCAATCTATTGTAAATGAATTACTACAAAACCGTGCAAGAAATGACATCGCGTGTGATATTTCGCCTTTTATGTTCGCTATTCAGAACGACCGTAGGAATATTCCAACAGATCGCCAGCAGATTATTGATTTTTACCGCAATTACAAGAAAATTGAAGATATTCTTCCTCTTCATGCAGCATGTCTTTTAGGATTTAGAACTATTGCTGAAATTTTAGTTAAGAAAACATTGCCACATGATAAAGAAGCAGTTATTCTAATTCGTCCATTCCAAGTAGCCTGCATTAAAGGACATATGTACGAAAAATGGCCTTATATTACAAACAAACCATTTTCATTATCTGCTTTACAGATTGCATGTCTTGGGCAATACTGGGATACATGTAAAATGTTAATACAGAACGGAGTTGTTAGAAAAAGCACATTCGAGGTGTCAGACCTGTTGGTAGCTTCATTTTTGGGTGACaagaaaaatatagaattaaCTATGTGCGACAAAAGAATCTATGAAACATCTGTTCTTCGTTTCGCTTACGAAAACAAAGGAATAGAAATTGTTAAACAATTGCTAGAAACCAATAAAGAGGATGAATTTGATGATGATTTAAAAACTTTGTTTTTCATAGCCTGCTCAAAAGGAGACACTGAAACTGTTTCTCACATTTGTAGTATTGTAcacaaatataatattaatgattATATCGATGCAACACCATTGCATACTGCTTGTGAAAATGGCAATGCTGAAACTGTTCAATTTCTCTTATCACAGAATGCATATGTAGATTCAATTTCCATAGAAAACGAAACCCCTCTGCATATAGCATGCAAAAAAGGTCTAAACGATGTTGTTAGGTCATTGCTACAAAGAGGAGCAAAACCGTTTTTAACTAATAAACATGGAGAAAATGTTTATCATTTGGTATCAAGGTATAACTATTTAGACTGTGCAAGAAGTGTATtcgaatttagaaaaaaatctttgaCAAATACAGATGCTGAACCGGGTGTAAATAGTCGTACAGTAAACGGAAAAAATGCTTTGTACttctcatttgaaaataaaaataagaatatgatgAAACTTATTCTAAATTTTGGTGCTAATGCAGATGAAATATTTGATGATATTGAAGAGCCATTATTGCTGAAAGCTTGCAGAGAGGACAGTCTAGAATTGGTAGAAGTACTACTTGAATATTCATCCGCAGTCAATCGAAAAACTTTTGATGGCAAAGATGCTTTGTATTTCTCGTACAAAAACCAGAATAAAATGTTGATGAAATGTCTCCTCAGGTATGGAGCAACAATCAATAATTATTATGGGACAGAAGGGGAAACATTACTATCCAAAGCTTGCAGAAAAGGTTATGTAGACATTGTAAGCATATTACTAGATGAATGTTGTTATGTAAATGCAAAAAACAACAACGGAGAGACTGCTCTCTGTATTGCATGTCAGTGCAATGAAATTGCAATCGCAACCTTATTGACACAAAACGGTGCAGACATAAACAAAAAATCGTATGAAGGGTTGTGTCCCCTTTATTTTGCATGTATAAATGAAAACGAAAACATGGCAAATTTATTGTTGCAGAACAACGCTTATACCGATATAATGTTTTCTGATTCTCAAAGTATGCTTATGAAATGCTGCACGAACAAATTTTACGGCATCGTTGATCTTTTATTGAAGCATGGAGCAGATGTGAATATTTGTCATTATGCCGGAGAGACTGCTTTGTATAATGCATTTCAAATGGGAGATGCCAAGTTAATGCTAATTTTGCTTAAGTATGATGCTGACTGGGATGTATGTTGTCATGAAAAAGAACAATTTTTGTATGAGGCTTGTGAAAGAGGCTTAGAAGAAATTGTAGAAATTATTTTACAGCGAGATCCAAATATCAACGTCAATGCAATCCTATTCGATAATAAAACGTCGTTATATGCGTGTTATAGTGCAATATCAGATGCCAACTCATCtcagtataaaatatacatatcAATAGGATCCTTACTTAGACGTCATGGGGCAAATTTATTTACGTTAACAAAGGCAAATGATTCACCTTTTCATCAATTATGTATGAAATGTAGACCCAACGACATAAAAGTAGCGTTAGAAAGCTGTGTGGTTGAAAGAAATGCTTTAGAAATAGTATTTCAATATGCCTGTTCACAGAACGACCAGGATATAGCAATGTTATTGTGGGACTTCTGTAAACAACCATTCATATCTGAAAACTCGTTAATAAGAGCTGACAATGAAAATAACCATATCACTGCTTTGCCTCTTTTATTACAACTAGATGTAAATATGGTAGATAAAACCGGCAAAACAGCTCTTCATATTGCATGTTTGAACGGAAATAGCTATATGGTAGAACAACTTTTACAATCTCGCAACACAGATGTTGGTATTCAGGCAAATAATGGATATACTGCATTACATTTTGCATGCTTTTATGGACACCTTAGAGTCATACACATGTTGATTGAAAGAGGAGCTAACATACAAACACGTACATATTCTGATGAAACAGTAGTAGAACTGGCGTTTTCTCAGTTAAAGGGAAATGTTATTACTTGTTTGTTAGACTTAAATGAGTTCGAGACATTACAACAGTGTAAGGAAAAAATGCAACTCTTTTTGAAAACATATTGCTGTTCGAATAGCATGAAAAAACCATTAAGGCGAATCCTTACTTTAATGAACCCTAGTTCGTACATTGATACCATTGATTACCCTCTGCACTTTGCTTGCAGGAAAGGCGATGGTGAACTTATTGATCAATTGCTTGAAAAAAGATCAAATGTAGACTGTATATCATTTTACGGGGAGACCCCTCTCATAATTTGCATAAGTAACAatgatttacaaaatgtaaaactattattgGAAAAGGGAGCTTCGGTTAATAAATTGGCAAATATATCCGAATATGGAATCGATCAACTTTTCGTAAACACAAGTATTTATATGCTGAAAGATGTGACTCCAATCTCTTTGGCCTGCTTTTTTGAAAATCTTCCCCTAATTCAAATTCTGATTGATTATAACGCTAAAATCAATACAACAGTCCATATTTGCTACTACAATACGAAAGATTGTCCTTCCAAGTGTGAAATAATGACACCTCTGTTTATATCtgttatacaaaacaatttacattcAGTGCATCTTTTAGTTGAAGGTATTCTGGATTCCTGTCTCAACGATCTAAATTACATACTTATTGGCTCACTCTACAACAACAGTGATTTAACGGAAGAAAACTGTCATAAATGTGACAGGCTAGTTCTCACACCATTTCAAGCAGCTTGTGTCACTGACCGGACAGACATCGCGTCGTATTTTGCGCAAACCAACCAGGTAGATGTAAACCTAGCGTTCCAAATATCTCCTGTGTTATTATCTTTGTATTTTCAGTATCCAGACATGATGATACGTGTGATAGATACATATGGATTAGTAAACAAAAATTTTGAAACTGAAGTTACTCCATTAATTTTCTCAGCTCTTGTTGGAAATTTCAGATTGATGGACATCCTGCTAGACAATTCTGGAAACCATGAATGCTATGCTACAATATCTGTTTTGCTAATTGCTGCACTAAGTGAAGATGTTCTCCGTATATTTGACTGTTATTCTGATGATTATTTTGTTTACTCAGAATGTTTTGTAAATCCACTAGCGATATGCCTCTTGCGGAAAAATATGGAAATGGCTTCTTTATTGTTAAATGAATATGCAAGTACTTCCTGTATTTCAGAAATGGATGCTTCACATATTATTTGCTTTAGAAAACAAACAGAACATTTACGTCTTATTTTTGAAAGCAGATTAAatctccgaagaaaattcaataTTCAGATGTGGCATTTGCTTATAATGGAAGACGATCAAAGTGATTATTATACCTCTAATAATATCAGTGCTCTAAATCCAATTTATTTGTGTGTCACATTAATAGAGCTTTCATGTTTCCTCCGAGATACTGCTTTACTAGAGCTTCTGTTGAAGTCCGAATATACACTTGACGGTGTAATGGAAATTTCCCCGTTATTATTATCCTTATTGTTTATGAATAAGCCTATCGTTTTATCTAATGCACTGCTTCAATTACTAGACACAAACTCATATGGCAGCTCTTCGAGGTTATGTAAATCTGCTTGGATGGTTATAGCAATGATTTCAAATAAGCATGCTTTAGATATTCTAACTCTCAGATTGACAGAAGACTCCTTTCAGATGACAAATTCTGCAGATTTGGGTTTAGCTATGTTAGTTGTCTTTTATATGCACCATGATCTTGTTGAAAGACAACTGTATGACATGAAATATCTATCAACAACAGACGTTCTCTGTGAAGTCAGTTTAGCTGAAATAAATGCCATTGAACTTCTTTTTAATGATAACGAAGATGAAAACATTtataataatgaaatagaatACCAGGGTATGAAAAACATACACAACAATGTAATAGAATTCCAGGGTATGAAACTGGATAGATTCAAGATAAATCTAGCATACTTAACATTGCTACGGAATAAGAAATTAAAATGTTTACCGGTACAGGCGTATAATGGATCAATCAATTCTTTACCGTTTTTTGcagttgaaatgttttatttgatacagcAACGAATACCAAGatgtttgttatcagtaaatcaaATTTCTTATGAAAAAACAATTATCACACAACTTATGGTGGCTTGCTTGCTTGACAATAAATCTAATGtgaattttttatgttatatggGAAAAAGCGTTCAACTTAATGAAATGTCGTTTTGGCATCTGGCAAGTATACACAAAGTGAAACTTTGGGATTCATGTCCAACAATATTTGAAATGGCTTGCAATAGCAATTTCAAAGCAACCTTTAATGAGCTACATTTATCCTGTATGAAAGAAAAGATGACAATTgtgaaatatcttttaaaaaataactgtGACGTGAATGCTTCAGCTTGTCTAACACCGCTCCATATGTTCCCTATTATACTCAGTCATCACTTTTATTTAGAACATTCCCATTTAATAGATAAGTTCATTGATATTATTGATTCTCTGAAGAGTTCAAGAAGCAACATGGATTTTTTAGTTTTACCCGTGGAGTTTAATGCCATTCATTTAGTGATGTTTTCAGACGACATAGAATATATGAAACTATTGATTCAAAAGAGATGTGATCTGAATGCAGTAGCAAAATTATCAACCTTATCCTTATATTTGCTTCATTTCTTTGAAGATGATAGTTTAATATCATTTAATACAGTAAATGCCATATCAGAGGTGACGGCAATGCACATCGCCTGTATTTTAGATAAAAGTGATTTCGTTGAGTTTCTTTTAtcaaacaaaagtaatataaactCATACGGATCAATTCATCCTTTGCATTTAAATGCATTCCACTGCGAGGATATTTTGGAATTGATAACTGACAAATCGTTTTTTACGTTGACAGTATTTCATACTGCTATTTTGTGTCGAAACACATATATAGCAGAAATTCTTATTGAAAACGGCACAAACTTTGAAATGACTGCATCGTTATATTTGGAACTGTACATACAAAATGACAAACACATCTCTACTCAGTCGTCAGTTAAATCGCTGCACTTGGCGTATTTATTTGGAAATGAACACATTTTCAGGACAATTCTGTCTAAAACTTTACTCATGAATATAAACGAGAAAGTGTCTTTATCAGCATGGCATTTATTTGACAGTGACTCAATTCACGACATGACTTCACATTATACATCCAAGGGAGATATCCAATTGACATTCAACATTCTTCACATAGCTTGTATTACTGGGGATAGTTTATATGCAAATGTGTTGATCAATGAAGAGGCTAATGTAAATTTAGAAGCAGAAATGTGTACAACCGATTTTACAGGAAATgaaattataattacaaaatgcCCATTGCATTTTGCAGCAGAGATAGGAAGTTTAGATTTATGCAAGATATTAATAGAGAATGGAGCCAAACTGGATGTCAAAACTAATGTAATAGGATTTCAGCCATGGCATTTGGCGTTATATCATGGATATGATGAGGTTGTGTATTTTCTTCTTACATATTGTCGATTAACAAATTTTAATAGGAAGCAatttttgttcgtttttattttattccTACTACGCAAAAATTTCAGTAAGATTGTTCTTCCATTTATAGCAAAATCAAAACACTTTCTTATACTTTTAGCATTTTATAAATACTTAATGAATGTACTTGGATTTACTGGTGATCTTAATTTTCACTCAAGAAGGATAACCAGTTCAGAATATACTCCACTTACAACAATTGACAATGGAtcgctatatcatgtatatgaagaGTTAATGAGTGTATATGAAACAATAGACACAAGTGACCGTTTGTATTTGAGCGATATTGATTATGATTATCATTAA